AAATACTGCTCTGTCTGAGCTCCTGATGACTACCATtccatttctttcctctgtggTGGGACTGCCGCTGTCCTGCTTTGTGTCTGTAACCATATCTACAGAGTTACCGCTCAAAACAGATACTTGTTGAGAGCCATTGGTATCCCATGATGCCCTGCCACGGATCTGGGTTTGGCAATGCAGAGGAAGATGCAAAATGGCAGGGGACGAACTCAAACcattattttcactgtttggTGATCCTGCTTTTATAAATGAGGTCTGAATTGTATGAGGTGGCGTTTGTCCTAGTGTGCGATGTGAATGACTGTCAGTCACTGCATAGGGGTTTATTTTCTCACCGTTTTGCGCTGGATCGGCAGCTTTCCAAGCCACTTCAAACTCGGAGCTGCACTCTGTCAATCCCATTACAGCTTTCTTTGTATGGAGTTCTGACATGACATCGAGAGCTTGACTGACACGGGCgcaagagagaggaagagcaggcTGTTCCTGAGTTTCACTGGAGTGCAAACACAAACTAGGAGCTGGTGGATGTATGCAGGTGTTGACCTGTGTCCTTGTGGAGCCAGAATGCAGAGTTAGCCGATCCAGCTTGTTATAAAATGACGCTGCAGAGCGCGTGTTCTGCAGACAACCCGTCTCCTCAATGTAGGAGTGAGTCCCGCAGCTCTCCAGTCGCTGCTGAGTCTCGTCCCATGAATTGGGAAagtctgtatctgtgttttcatcGTTTAATTTCTCTGGAATCACTCCCGTGCTCCCTCTGCTGTTGTGCTGGTAGTCTGTGCTGATTGTGGGTGAGGTGTAGCTGGTCTTCAGCTTGACGCTGTGCTGGCCAGAAGTGAAGCATTCTGGGTGTTCATTGGCCTTTTCTGTCCTCAGCTTGTGCAGCTTGGAGAAGAGCCTCCCACCTTGGACAACAGGGGAAGAAACACAAGATCAGACATTGGGGCAAAGATAGAAGTAATGtcgtttttattgttgttaatgCTACAGTGTGACACTGCACACAAAATATGGTCAATCCATCCAACGTTGTCCCAGCAGCAGTGAGAACAGAGCAGTTGATGACAGCTCACCTTTGACATGCTCAAGATGCAGGTACACAGCATCCTCGCTGACGTAATATCTTAGCAGCTTAACCATGTATGGCACCCCCTGAGGAATGATGGTTGGCCGGTCCCTGCTCTCCCAGCTCGACTTGACCAGACTCTGCAAGAACATGTAGACATAATAAATGGTCTTTTttagaaagggaaaaaaataatgtattaatatgcaaaaaataaataaataaataaataatgagacatggttgaaagaaaaagagactaACTACTCTTGGATTGCCCCTTTAAAGAATAGTGTCTGTCTGTTACCACGTCCCTCTGTTCCTCTGAAATTTGAGGTGCACTTGCACTGACTAAAAGGGTGAGAGCTTTCAGGCAGATCAATGCTGGATGATGCTCAGGGAGACAGGATGGAGAGAGCTCCCATCGACTGGCCTGCCGCACAATATAAGGGCTGGCTTGTTGCCAGATGGCAACCGCCAAAACATCTCTCCTATCAGGGAACCTATCTTTAATttacatgtattattatatagagcaatcttttttttttactctggaATGTGcatctgatttttttcagtgtactATACCTGTGAAAGAAAACCTGAATACTCACCTTCACAACAAATGTCTCCTTATTGACCATACTTTGGACAATCAGGACCTTTGGAATGAAAAACAAGGCGCGTCAACACACAAAACCAATGCTGATACTGACACACAGGTAAAAGTCCCAAAATGTTTATCTTACCTTATCCGTCACTCCCACCACTTTACACATCTCCAGGTCCTCCACAGGTGAACTCAAGTGTCTGATTGGACGAAATCTCAGACTGCTGTAACCCTGGTGATGAAAGCCACAGAAGATATTAGCGACAGCACAATGAAAGCATATTACAAGCAAGAAGTGCGTTTTTCTACAATATCTGAGATGAATCAAGCTCAAGGTAAGATGGGGTGGAGGGTTTATGATCTTATCAACTTATCAAATATTAGACTTGTGTGAAGAACACTAAATATGTACACTGgaattatatttactgtatatttagaGCAAATTAGTGACATTTTGAAGTCctcaacaaatcaaatcagatttatttagaGATTGGCTCCATTTTGTGAAATGTGAAGTTAGCGACCATAATCAAATGCATCCCTGAGGCCAGAGCAGCAAACACTGAATCAaatttgaaactgctggctaaacaTAAATATAGTAAGATTTTTATTCACGCCAGTGGAAATGACACCCAATAACGCCAATcagaggtcactaaaattaatgtggAATCAGTGTGTACATATGCCAAAACTATGTTGGACTCTGTAGCATTCTCTGGAAAAACTCAGACAAAACCAAAGTTTTTGTAATTGGACCCCAACACTTCAAAAACTCTCTTTCTAAAGATACAGTTACTCTTGATGGGATtaccctggcctccagctccaccgtaaagaatcaATCATCTTTGATCAGGATGGGGcctttaacatccacataaaacaaatttcaaggactgccTTTTTTTCACCTACGTAACATTGAAAAATCAGGCGGATACAGAAAAACTaatccacacatttgttacttctaggtTGCATTATAGTAACTccttgttatcaggctgctccaacaAGTGCCTCAGGACTTTGCAGTTGAttcaggcaccatcttatcttaaagagctcatattttttttattattattattattattattattattatattgccCCAGTAGAACACTGCACTCCCAAAATacagggttccttgtggttcatAAAATCTTACCCCTAAGTGAGAGCTTCCCTTCCCAAGGTTGTCCTGTAGATGTGTTATGAAGATTTCTTCAGCTCTCTTAAGATACTGGGttgtcttcctcttcactgCCTCCCTACGATCCTTGTTTGGGTCCACTGTAAAACAGTTAAGCTCTatcagacacaaataaaaaaagaaaaatatagcaGACAAGACCCTGTCCTGACTGAACCTTGGATAAGGATTAGGAACATGCAGCCAAGCACTGACACTGTAGGGAaactgtgacttcctgtttttatcttGGTTCACATGTTCCTGTCACATGCCTTGTGCAAACATGCCTCATGATATtctccattcattcattatcaCAGACCTTTAAATACGCATCCACTTACATTGAACCCCATTCAGCAGCAAGTCCACCCCATTCTTATAGTAACTGAAAGCTGCCTCATAGTCCTCATTGACCTCGCTGTCCAGTGCCATGCGGATTTGCTTGGCCGCCTCTACCAGGTAATCTCTCTTTGCCATCGCTGCCTTGTTTCGGACCAGTCAAGGACCAGATGGACCTGAGACAGCATAAAAACATAGACTTAGACATAGAAATGACTTTTCAGATGGACTAAATTCAGCCATGGCAGATAGTTGAGGTTAAACAAGCTGCTTtattaaaatagaaacagaaactgaaTCTTAAGCTGTTGTAAGTCAATCATACTGCTGCTGTTCCGCTCTGAAAGAGACTCACCTTTGCTCCTTGATCTCATCAATAGCGGGACACATCTCTATCTGTTGTCACCGGGCTTGGTGTGTATCTGCCCCCAGTGACTCCAAGGCTCAAGTCTTTGCAGCAGAGCATGTTCATCTGAGCCAGTGGAAGAACAAAGGGTTAACTTCCAGACCAGCACAGGAAGTGAGTACAACTATTTctaatgaatggaaaaaagCAGCATTGCAAATGTCCAAAGATGACTCAGAGCACTGAGGCACACTGTCTTCGATAAGTTACGCAGTCATTTATCCCTAGAGGATGGTGGATGATCTAAAGATTACCCTGGAAAAGGTTCTGACGGCAAAATCTTACTGTATTATCCCGAATTTATGCTGCAAATAACATGTGTCTATGTattacactacactacacacactggTCTAAGACATCAACCAGTGCACTTACACAAATCACATGAAATGGATTATTTCCAAGGGGCAAATtcattattctgtgttttttctaaaTCACCATTAGTATGCAATTAATCATTGTTGCATTATATGAATACATCAGCAGTCAGATAGTGAGTAAAAAACGTCCCATTGATgttaaaatataacatttctttcccctaaaaagacagaaaaagacaaacagcacacacatacacaccctaTCCTGGTTACAGTCATGGAGGCGACATCATCTAAGGAGTGTtatgaaacacaaaaagccATCTTcattctcctccatcatcattcatcatctccTCAACATGCACTTCCATAGCTAATGATTTAGCAATCCACCACGATAAATAAGTGAACAAACGGTACATACATCATGCTCAAATACACACCCTGTACCTGATGTAAGGCGAGCATGCCTTGGACCCTCCACcccagcagcatcagcatcagcatcagcagcagcagcccgtgTCTTCAGCACCCTGGACACACTCATCCCAGGAGAAatgggaggaggggagagcTCAGGCgaggctgctgattggctgagcaTGATGTCACTTTAGGGTACCATTTCACGCAAGGCGCTCACTTCCCCCCTCTCATCCTGACAGATGCTGGCCGATTTAAAGAGACAGTACTGTTTTTGTGTGGACTGACTGAAGGCCATTTTCAACCCTGACTTCCAAATATGGATTGTCTTTTTTGCTGCTTGCGTCGACTATTGATAAATGATGTGGAAAAATGCTCAGTTTAGAAAACTGTTATGAATTACAGTAATTTAATGTATCCCATTCAGTATGAATGGAAGGATCACCATAGTCTACTGGCTCTCGGTACCAGATGGAGACAGGCTCCAACCACAACACAAAGGAGAGTCGTTACCCCCCTAAGGGAGGGCCGGCTTACAGAGGGTGAAAGTTTCAGCATGGGGTAGGGTGAtaggagaggagggaggctcAAGATGTATCAGATGCTGCAACCTTATCCAAAAAACAGAAGGGGAGGGGTCTGATTTACCACATAGGTTTATGATTACTTTACATCCACTCTAAAATGTTCATCTCTATTCATATTCACTTAAATCAAAACAAGACAGGACACTTATTGAATGCTCAATTATGATTTTATtccagaaaacaaaagtgtagTTTCTAATCGTCACACAGATGAGAAAGAACACAGAGAATGAGAAAGTCGGTGAAGATCATTTGTATCAATCACAATACAGCAGATCAAGAACAAGAGGCATTATTCTTTGTTGAATCTCACATTGTAGGACACATAATAGCCATTGTTGTACATGTAAAGCCTCTGATCAGTGGGATTGTAGTGCAGGTTAACAAACTTCTCCTGGAATTTCTGAAGGGGGATACTCAtgtatttctcctctccagtctTAGTGTTATAGGAGTAATAGATTTCCTCTGTCTGCAGATCTCCTGGCCTGGTGGCATACATAACTCCACACACCATAAAAGCATTCCCTGCCAGAGGCTTGAACGCATTAGTGGTCCACTCACCCTTAATACCGAATGATTTCTCGTCTATCTTAGCAACAACAATTTTACCCATGGACTCCTCTGTGGCatacattacccacaatcctTTCTCATCAGCTGAAAAGTCCAGGTATTGTTTTGGGGAATAAGTGTAGGAGAATCTTTCGCTTGCTTTTGTGATTTGTCTGTGACTATAAACAGAAGAAGTAAGATTTAATTTGGACATTCTGAATGGGTTGTCAGCCTGGTAATACACAGTGTTTCCATGAACAACGTAGTTGTTACCAGTGCCTTCATACCCTTGTGGCAGACCATGGTGTGTGAAGGAAGATCTCTGAATGAGTTTGTCATAATTAGAGTACAAATAGAATTCATATACAGAAGGAGTGCTGTATGCACCATACCAGTGCATTGACTCGTAGCCTCGAACAGGTTTGGAGTCTTTTCCCCAGCCCCCATACTGGTATCCTGCGTTCAAATGAGCATTAATTTGGATGACTGTAGGCTTGCTGATGCTCATTATTCCTGTGTGATTGCAGTttcctgagaaaaaaacaaacaaaaaaagttaatataACTGTCACGTGCTGACCAGCTACTGCAAAGAAAACAGGCGGATGGCCTTACCGATATCTGGCTTGATGAACTCCATCTCCTTCTGGCACTCCTCCAGTTTCTTCTGCAGTTTAGCAAACTCAATGCGGATCACTTCCAGGTTGTTCTTGTCGATAGTCTCCAGTTGGTTCACAATGAGGGTCATGTTGTGGATCTGGCACAAATAATCATAGTTACTTTATAACCAATAAAAACGTGAATAAGTGAAACTGAGCCTTGAACTTGTCGTCTTACCTCAGTATACAGACTGTCAAACATGGGCGAGGAGGAGTTGAGGGAGTCTTTGAGCTGAGACACCAGAGCCTCAAACTCTCTGAGCTCGATCCTGAGCAGCTCAAAGTCCAGTTTGATGTAATCGTCAGCACTGCCCTCCATCATGGCCACTCTCACTGTCAGGTCCATCAGTTCTCCTAAGAAGATATCCAGTTTGCCTCTGTAGTGGACAAGCTAAAAGACACACTAATACTTTAGTATTAGTAATTACTTTCATTCAGTTGCATTTAATAATATATCTTTAACAACACATGTTACATTAGAGCCTCAAACAAGAGAGCATAGTTGTGCAAATGATGCTGgaataaatactgaatatacGTTAATTTTATGCAAAGGTGGTGTAATGATGGATATAGTAATGTATGCACAGAATAAGATAAGATGAGTAGTCACTATAAGAGTTCATAAATGGCCATGGTCACCGGAAATGTTACTAACAATTGTAAACATGTTGGTATTTACTTTCTTTTGCGTTTCAATATTCTCGTTTTTAATAGAACGTATATGGATTGTATATAGTGCTAGTTATGAACAGCATCTATACACATATCTGATTGTACCAACACGAATGCATAACATGCCTGTACCACTTTCATACaatattagttattagttaacaataacattattaACATTACTTTAGATTCACAGTCACTGCTATATCtactttactttaaatgtgaaaaacatacaggaaaTTGTTTCATACTTACTTTATTCATCTGGATCTCCACCTCCAGCTTCAGATCGATGGTAACTTGCTGCATGTGTTGCACTCGGTCAGCAGGAAAGGTGCTGTCGGGCAGGAACACACTGCAAAAACACTCCAGTCCATCAGCAGACGTGGTCACATTTCCTGATTCCCAGTCTTCCATTGGCTGCAAGCAAacacagttattttatttagatattcAACAGAATACTACTAAATTGTATTAAATAAGGACAGTGATCTTTAAAACTTACGAGCCAAGCCAGTGCAGGGCTCAGTATGGGAAAGAACAGCAGCAGAGTCAGAGGCATCATGTTTAAAAGCTGTCTGATGTGATTGCTAGTCatatctttgggttttaaaCCTCTTATCAGCCTAGCTAAAGCATGTGACATCATTACACACTCATAACTCATAACGTATATCTTATTTGCATCCTTGAGATCAGTGCAGGTGTGCATATTATACACACCATTCTGGGATTACTGTGGTTTTATGATTGGGTTTTTCCTTTAGGTCATTTAGTCATAAAACTCATCAGCACATGGCAAGTGTAAACACTGTCACAACACAGGACCTGAAGAAAACATTGTACACTCagtataaagaaataaaacacaaaggcaaCGCCTTTACAAATTTAACACAAAAATAGAATCGTGATAGAAGAAGGTCTTAACAAAATATGATGGCGAGTGCTTAAATGTGTCCTGAAATGACAAGAAAGCAAACTCACTGAGCAGAGGTTCAACGTTTCCGAGATTAATTTACTTCAACACAGGAGCAAATTACAAAAGGACCACTAACTTCCATTAGACATGTGTTATTTGATTGTcaattttctcttttcagtcaGTTTGTATTTTGATTAGTTGGGGCTATAGGGTTATtggagaaaaactgaaaacgTAATTAGAGTCTAACAAAATGACCTATTCTTGAATTTCCTCTAGATTGGAAAAGAAGTCATTAACATAAGCCTTGTGTCTCTTGTCACTCTCTTGGGTGATCTTAAAAGATATAGCGATTAATTATACCTGTCTGTACGTTTTGTACTTGATTATATATgtgcaacatactgtatatatttctattattttgatTCTGGTGTGGGTCTAATGTATTGGTGTGTAGCACATGGACATCTCTGGAAATTCCATCGttaagtttgatttaaaatccTGTTCGACCTCCCAATGACAAATGTACACCAATATTTTCAATTGACACATAAGgatttgtgttgtctttgttcatTTATAAGAGGATACAGTGTATCATAATATTTTCTTATGAAATGTAATCTGGATTGCATCAAATAATTTGAAGCCAACAATGACTATTAGTgaatttagtgtttgtttgtttggttatttatttatgttgggTTGAACCCACTAGTTCTTACtcttacatttttcttttttatatgtataaaaaaatgacacaatttGAATGCTTCAGATTGATTttattgtggaaaaaaacagtaaaaagtccATGCATTACAGTACATAGCCTTATAGAGCTCCAGAGACAAAGTGAGTAAATACAGATCAATCGTATCAATCACAATACGGCGGATCACAAAGAGGAGGGATCATTCTTTGTTAAACTTTACATTGTAGGCCACATAATAGCCATTATTGTACATGTAGAGCTTCTGATCAGTGGGATTGTAGTCCAGGTTGGTGTATTTCTCCTGGAACTTCTGGAAGGGGATGCTGACATGTTTCCCCTCATTGGTCTTAGTGTCAAATGCATAGAAGATCTCTTCTGTGTTCAGATCCACTGACCTGGTTGCATACATGACTCCACAGGCCATGAAAGCATTTCCAGCCAACTGTTTGAACACATTAGTGTTCCACTCATGCTCAATACCAAAAGATTTCTCATCTATTTTAGCAAGGATCATTTTACCTTTGCTCCCCTCTGAGGCatacattacccacaatccGGTTTCATCAGCTGCAAAGTCCAAGTTCTGATTTTCCGAGTAACTGTATGAGAACTTAGTACTAGCAGCTGAGATCACTCTGTAGTCATATTTGGAACTGGTCAGATTGAGTTTGGACATACTGAAAGGTGTGTTGTGCTGGTAATAAATGGTGTTACCGTGAACAATGTAATTGTTTCCGGTACCTTCCCACCCATTTGGTAGGTGAAAGTTTTTGAATGAAGACCTCAAAATGAGATTTTCATAGTTAGAGTACAAATAGAAGTCATACACAGCGGAAGTGGTGTGTGCACCATAGTAGTACATTGATTCATAGCCTCTAACAGGTTTGGAGTCTTTCCCCCAGCCCCCATATTGATAACTTGAACTCAAATGAGCATTCAGTTGGACCACCATTGGCTTGCTGAGACTCATGATTCCTGTGTGATTGCAGTTgcctggaaagaaaagaaaaatgttaacaTTGGATGGcgaaatctgattttaaaaaccACTACCTGCAATCTTCTGACTATTATCTTACCAATATCTGGCTTGATGATCTCCTGGTCCTCCTGGCACTGCTCCAGCTTCTTCTGCAGCTTAGCGAACTCAATGCGGATCACTTCCAGGTTGCTTCTGTCGAAAGTCTCCAGTTGGTTCACAATGAGGGTCATGTTGTGGATCTGGGAATAAACACATGAATCAAATTGAAATCTGATATCCTAACTATGAAGAAAACCACATTATTTGCAAGTaggttaaaaaacatcttttccacCTCAGTAAACAGACTGTCAAACATGGGCGAGGAGGAGTTGAGGGAGTCTTTAAGCTGAGACACCAGAGCCTCAAACTCCCTGAGCTCGATCCTGAGCAGCTCAAAGTCCAGTTTGATGTAATTGTCACCACTGCTCTCCATCATGGCCACTCTCACTGTCAGGTCCATCAGTTCCTTCAAATAGACCTCCAACTTACCCTCATAGCTCACCATCTGAAAGAGTAAAAAAGCGTGAATGAGCTGAACCAATGTCGCACAAAAAATTATGTAATAATGCTGTGAATCTGTACAGACTTTAATGAGCACCTTGTTCATTTGAATTTTCACTTCCAGGATCAGATCCTTGCTGACTTGCTGCATGTGCTCAACACGGTCGGCAGGGAAGGTGGTATCCGGTAGATACACATGACAAAGGCACTGACCTGACTCACCAACTGACGCAGTCACATTGCCAGACTCCCAGTCTTCCACtggctgaaaaagaaaataccacCATTTAAGTccattataataaaaaaacaaatggtgcACCTGAATGTTTTAACAGGAAATAAGAGTCACTTACAATCCAAGCCAAAGCAGGGCTAAGGGCCGGTAGAAGTAGCAGCAGAACTGGCAGCATCGTGTCTCACTTCTACCTCTCAAGTGTCTCCTTGGTGGTCTTGTCAGAGGGTTTTTAAAGACCGCTCTGATCATATCATCACAAACACCTTCTCTCTTCCCATAGTTATTAACTCATGACAGGCATGACCCTTGTTTGCTCACAATAATGTTTGAGGTAACAACCACGTCAGGTTTGATCTGAACATGAGGTGTGGATGAGAAAAATGCCATATGTAGTGAATTCTGGCAGCACTTTATGTTTATGACCTGTTAACTGAGTGTGATCAACATCCACAGGATGTTTCAGGCTAATTTAATATAACCTTCTCAACCGGTCATCATTGTTTGCATAGATGTCATCTTACAGGTCGGTTCTCATTGTATTGTAAATGAAAGAATCAAATAGCTTCTTTGTATTGCTTCCTCATCCACGTGGTTAATTGCATAACCTTATGCATGTGATTTGGGTGGTGCTTTTAACCAGTGTGGTTGATGAGAAGGAGATATTGGCCCACAGAGGAACACGTTCTGAGTTAAATGCTGAcataaacaaaaggaaattacAATGAAGTTTTACATTACAAGATACACTTGTAGAGAAAAAGGTTTGCAGATATGCCCattctaataatatatatactatattactTGTTATTATAGTAATAACAAGTAGCAAGTATTACTTTTTAAGTATAACGAGTATTAATAACAAAGTGTTGGGAGAAGTAGTGTCTgtttaaacagaaatgattatAGGTGATACATCTCCAAATACTGCATATACCTGCACATCActctaaatatgcttctaaaTACAGACAGGTGACATACTAACAAAGTAAGACACACGGTCAATGCAGATGCTGCTTCTATACACCCATGAGAGGTTACTGAATATGcatttttttacagcagacattttgatatATCATGCTGTGCAAAAGGCTTTCATAAACAGTTATGGGAGAATTTTTTTTGAAATTTCTGCAAGGTGCgttgaagcttttttttttgtaataacatTAAGACagtttatttagttattttaatttagttaGTCATCTGTGTGATCGGTCCTGTTTCCTGTTGGGTTAGGAACAGAGGCCTAATAATGTTACTGTTTCagacaaagaacaagaacaatGGAAATAAGTCTTTCATTTTATCGTGTCATccttgataaaaaaaactaaagtaaattATTGTACCATATGATCTAAAGGATTAaccatttactgtatattatttcTGCTGGTTCACTGCAGTTATCTCTGTCTCCTGCTGGATTGTCATTTCAATTTTCAAAGAGATGCTCTATAAAGATGAATAATGTCCAAGTGAGGTGCAAACAAATTAGGTGAGaattaaaagttttgtttttttattatttacttaaaataaaatccCACTTGAAATCTAGTCATAATAAATACTTAATTTAAGGTTATGCTTGGATCAATTCTCTCTCCAGGGAccaaaaataaattatgaattcaAGAAATTACTATTTGTGATTTGGGGTGGTGGTAATTTcaatttgaacttttattttatttaaacttcttcttttgttattNNNNNNNNNNaacagaccttttttttttttacagcagacattttgatatATCATGCTGTGCAAAAGGCTTTCATAAACAGTTATTGGAGAATAAATTTTGAAATTTCTGCAAGGTGCATTGAAGCTTTTTTTGACAGCTTGTAATAACACCTCATTAAGACagtttatttagttattttcatttagttAGTCATCCATCTGTGTGATCGGTCCTGTTTCCTGTTGGGTTAGGAATAGAGGCCTAATAATGTTACTGTTTCagacaaagaacaagaacaagcttTGGTTATGTTGCAGTATGTGCTTTTCTTTAGAGTATGTGAAAATAATCAGTTAGATATTTCAGGAatagaagagacagaaaataatcaacaaTAATTATAACTAGAAAAATTGCATTTCCTGCGGAAATACAGTGTGGATGCCCTCTGCTGAAATGCCCAATGCTGTGAAAATTTgtatgaaaagacagaaatgtaggatattttgaaatattgtatgaatttgtagaatattttaAAGTGTGAGCTTAGTGCTCCCTGTGGCTCTTGAGTGCAGACATGGAGTTGCAAAGCAATGGCGCCTTCTGCTGGGCCCTAATTAGAGCAGCGCATGATTTTCCAAGGCTTTAAATTATTgtagaaaatgttgaataatttgtacAGTATAATTTGTAATTTCTACCTTGATATTATTTTTCAAGTGTTCActcaacagagaaaatgttgttttcctttattttcttccacctcttttgtttcctcaaccccagaaagtgacggGCTCTCTTCCAGACAGATGGTGGTTCTTCTGCTTTCCTATTTGGAAGATTTCC
This DNA window, taken from Larimichthys crocea isolate SSNF chromosome XXIV, L_crocea_2.0, whole genome shotgun sequence, encodes the following:
- the rps6kl1 gene encoding ribosomal protein S6 kinase-like 1; amino-acid sequence: MAKRDYLVEAAKQIRMALDSEVNEDYEAAFSYYKNGVDLLLNGVQLDPNKDRREAVKRKTTQYLKRAEEIFITHLQDNLGKGSSHLGGYSSLRFRPIRHLSSPVEDLEMCKVVGVTDKVLIVQSMVNKETFVVKSLVKSSWESRDRPTIIPQGVPYMVKLLRYYVSEDAVYLHLEHVKGGRLFSKLHKLRTEKANEHPECFTSGQHSVKLKTSYTSPTISTDYQHNSRGSTGVIPEKLNDENTDTDFPNSWDETQQRLESCGTHSYIEETGCLQNTRSAASFYNKLDRLTLHSGSTRTQVNTCIHPPAPSLCLHSSETQEQPALPLSCARVSQALDVMSELHTKKAVMGLTECSSEFEVAWKAADPAQNGEKINPYAVTDSHSHRTLGQTPPHTIQTSFIKAGSPNSENNGLSSSPAILHLPLHCQTQIRGRASWDTNGSQQVSVLSGNSVDMVTDTKQDSGSPTTEERNGMVVIRSSDRAVFSDHTDTRKTSESSWPSPASLFSGAPLDNSGGKYKEETLSSVAREGVEVACELSPRETVAPAKERSFVSWFSSGPPEAPPNRTREDSGAFLKSDGSEGQGEDQIIEVDGWCHLPRFPVKSSPADKAMQTCWGLPEAEVRVWGAQILLALESLHQQGILCRDLNPRNVLLTSNGKVCLTFFGQWSEVQSEICFKAMEQMYCAPEIGGVSRVTEACDWWSLGALLFELLTGMPLWQLHPAGIHSHTQLLIPDHLSTAAASLLTELLQFDAGYRLGSGGGGVSDIKCHPFFSSISWKALSC
- the LOC104921409 gene encoding olfactomedin-4; translated protein: MMPLTLLLFFPILSPALAWLPMEDWESGNVTTSADGLECFCSVFLPDSTFPADRVQHMQQVTIDLKLEVEIQMNKLVHYRGKLDIFLGELMDLTVRVAMMEGSADDYIKLDFELLRIELREFEALVSQLKDSLNSSSPMFDSLYTEIHNMTLIVNQLETIDKNNLEVIRIEFAKLQKKLEECQKEMEFIKPDIGNCNHTGIMSISKPTVIQINAHLNAGYQYGGWGKDSKPVRGYESMHWYGAYSTPSVYEFYLYSNYDKLIQRSSFTHHGLPQGYEGTGNNYVVHGNTVYYQADNPFRMSKLNLTSSVYSHRQITKASERFSYTYSPKQYLDFSADEKGLWVMYATEESMGKIVVAKIDEKSFGIKGEWTTNAFKPLAGNAFMVCGVMYATRPGDLQTEEIYYSYNTKTGEEKYMSIPLQKFQEKFVNLHYNPTDQRLYMYNNGYYVSYNVRFNKE
- the LOC104921344 gene encoding olfactomedin-4, giving the protein MLPVLLLLLPALSPALAWIPVEDWESGNVTASVGESGQCLCHVYLPDTTFPADRVEHMQQVSKDLILEVKIQMNKMVSYEGKLEVYLKELMDLTVRVAMMESSGDNYIKLDFELLRIELREFEALVSQLKDSLNSSSPMFDSLFTEIHNMTLIVNQLETFDRSNLEVIRIEFAKLQKKLEQCQEDQEIIKPDIGNCNHTGIMSLSKPMVVQLNAHLSSSYQYGGWGKDSKPVRGYESMYYYGAHTTSAVYDFYLYSNYENLILRSSFKNFHLPNGWEGTGNNYIVHGNTIYYQHNTPFSMSKLNLTSSKYDYRVISAASTKFSYSYSENQNLDFAADETGLWVMYASEGSKGKMILAKIDEKSFGIEHEWNTNVFKQLAGNAFMACGVMYATRSVDLNTEEIFYAFDTKTNEGKHVSIPFQKFQEKYTNLDYNPTDQKLYMYNNGYYVAYNVKFNKE